From the Lathyrus oleraceus cultivar Zhongwan6 chromosome 4, CAAS_Psat_ZW6_1.0, whole genome shotgun sequence genome, one window contains:
- the LOC127074234 gene encoding non-specific lipid-transfer protein A has protein sequence MKNLSMILTFLVLFLLSMEKVHGFDCGAAETSLLSCKPFLIGQDNKPPTSCCLGVRFIESSAPTVEERRAACECLKRLANQISNFRDDLAASLPELCGVHLGYTISRHMDCNNIP, from the exons ATGAAGAATTTGAGTATGATTCTGACATTTCTAGTTCTATTTCTCCTCAGTATGGAGAAAGTGCATGGTTTTGATTGTGGAGCAGCAGAGACATCTTTATTATCTTGTAAGCCATTTCTCATCGGTCAGGATAATAAGCCACCAACTAGTTGTTGCCTTGGCGTTAGATTTATAGAATCATCAGCACCCACTGTTGAAGAACGTCGTGCCGCATGTGAATGCCTAAAAAGATTGGCTAATCAAATCTCTAACTTTAGAGATGATTTAGCTGCCTCACTTCCCGAACTTTGCGGTGTTCACTTAGGTTATACTATAAGTAGACACATGGATTGCAATAA CATTCCTTGA